A segment of the Bacillus sp. BGMRC 2118 genome:
AAGGATAGTTGAACAAGGATTTATATAAGGTTGATCAAACGTGACAGTACCATAAAAAAATAAGGAGTGAAGTTATGAAATTACTGCTCACATCTGCAGGCATCATTAACAAAAGTATACACGACGCGCTTGTTGACATGCTGGACAAGCCAATTGCTGACTCCAACGCCCTGTGTATCCCCACTGCGATGTATGGTCACCCTTGGGTTGGCCCTGGTGTCAAAGCATGGGAGTTCATTAGTGGTAAAGAAGAGAATCCCATGGTTAACCTCGGTTGGAAATCCGTCGGCGTGTTGGAGCTCACAGCTCTGCCAAGCATCGACAAAAACCGTTGGATACCACTGGTTCAGGAGACAGATGTACTGCTGGTTTCAGGAGGTGACGCTCTTTACCTATACCACTGGATGCGTCAATCCGGGCTAGCAGA
Coding sequences within it:
- a CDS encoding peptidase E, coding for MKLLLTSAGIINKSIHDALVDMLDKPIADSNALCIPTAMYGHPWVGPGVKAWEFISGKEENPMVNLGWKSVGVLELTALPSIDKNRWIPLVQETDVLLVSGGDALYLYHWMRQSGLADLLPSLNSVYVGMSAGSMVMAPKIGEYFVGWTPPSGGDETLRMVDFSIFPHLDHEMLPGNTMAAAERWAAEIQGPAYAIDDQTAIKIIEGEVEVLSEGHWKLFTP